One genomic segment of Plasmodium cynomolgi strain B DNA, chromosome 14, whole genome shotgun sequence includes these proteins:
- a CDS encoding hypothetical protein (putative) codes for MEERDHATGAAGTTSFTREEQPNERSKNENEVTLLEIKRKVQNEKEAQKDDNKPRKFKIINYTSKDSLVSKVEKDFFLYFCFLCGFNCLISETDVADLPKRTTDGSIIFPFKKIVHKKFHKTKKEHILIRRKEDALEVQFRILCKECGVPIGYVNSLADDNAYIYYYDYSFVRSQIKSRLFKDVSL; via the coding sequence ATGGAGGAACGGGACCACGCCACTGGGGCAGCGGGGACCACGTCGTTCACCCGGGAAGAACAACCAAACGAACGGAGCAAGAACGAGAACGAAGTGACGCTGCtcgaaataaaaaggaaagtccAAAACGAGAAGGAGGCACAAAAGGATGACAATAAACCAAGAAAgttcaaaataattaactACACATCCAAGGATAGCCTTGTGAGCAAAGTCGAGAaggattttttcctttactttTGTTTCCTGTGTGGTTTTAATTGCTTAATTAGCGAAACAGACGTTGCAGATTTGCCAAAGAGGACAACAGACGGATCGATTATATttccctttaaaaaaattgtccacaaaaaatttcataaaacgaaaaaggagcATATACTTATACGAAGAAAGGAAGACGCGCTGGAAGTTCAGTTTCGAATTTTATGCAAAGAGTGTGGCGTTCCTATTGGCTATGTCAACAGCCTAGCCGACGACAACGCATACATTTATTACTATGACTATTCCTTTGTTCGGAGTCAGATAAAGTCGAGACTTTTTAAGGACGTCTCGCTA
- a CDS encoding mannosyltransferase (putative): MRDEGRAVQEGEEHDQQGEQQGEQQEEAEAKAEAEAEAAKTKLNLPADVLTVAATALIVRALTAGYTIIWSKLINSYKSSNDLLCDEERCTLWNYLKCFSSWDGEYFLRLSLNETEYLYEQNHAFFPALPLVVGYLKRLLKGGFPNVSACSMYVLIAIIANIFLFVLSAIGLYLFVFTTSLSVRATHMGASSPEVSFKGERSENGAKSERSEKGAKGERSAKKKANYTHNAKSVKDCRRLSFMAALLFTFNIGNIHMSSFYSEGFFSCLSIWGFTFLQWSVNVNKGSSAFFELLAVVSFSVASFFRSNGILFLIPLFVHCLRTCAFCVHCAGVVSLGREPHRRTDGAQLLSHPSEGEQLLSHSSDGAQLLSHPSDGAQLLSLFSEKRVFLKFALHWGKALLEAALVVLPLLTFQAYAYYLYCVEGYDNPWREKHKKFHNFFLSFWANPLEYANGSRYTHRQDQLMIRRPWCEKTIPFIYNYIQDKYWDVKFLKFLRSPSGNVLYALPVYFMSFHAVHHFLRHPTFTGGQAPFFLFSPFLGEVLHLGVLCLYL; encoded by the coding sequence ATGCGAGACGAGGGGAGAGCTGTtcaggagggggaggagcatGATCAGCAGGGGGAGCAGCagggggagcagcaggaggaagcagaagcaaaagcagaagcagaagcagaagcggCGAAAACAAAACTTAACCTGCCCGCCGACGTGCTAACCGTTGCAGCCACTGCTCTTATAGTGCGAGCACTCACTGCAGGATACACCATCATATGGTCCAAACTGATAAATAGCTACAAGTCTAGCAATGACCTGCTGTGCGATGAAGAAAGATGCACTTTGTGGAATTATTTAAAGTGCTTTTCTTCCTGGGACGGGGAGTATTTTTTACGCTTATCATTAAACGAAACAGAATACCTGTACGAGCAGAACCATGCCTTTTTCCCTGCACTGCCGTTAGTAGTAGGTTACTTAAAAAGACTGCTGAAGGGTGGATTCCCCAATGTGAGTGCCTGCTCGATGTATGTGCTAATCGCTATAATtgccaacatttttttgtttgttctttCCGCCATTGGGTTGTACCTATTTGTGTTTACTACTTCCCTCAGTGTAAGGGCAACACATATGGGTGCGTCTTCCCCAGAGGTGAGCTTCAAGGGGGAAAGGAGTGAAAATGGCGCAAAGAGTGAAAGGAGTGAAAAAGGCGCAAAGGGTGAAAGGAGCGCAAAGAAGAAGGCCAACTACACGCACAATGCTAAAAGTGTAAAGGACTGCCGTCGGCTGAGCTTCATGGCTGCTCTTCTGTTCACGTTCAACATAGGGAACATACACATGAGCAGTTTTTACAGCGAAGGTTTCTTTAGCTGCCTATCCATTTGGGgattcacctttttgcagTGGTCCGTGAATGTCAACAAGGGGAGCTCCGCTTTTTTCGAGCTGTTAGCAGTTGTGTCCTTTTCGGTTGCATCCTTCTTCAGATCCAAcgggattttatttttaattccccttttcgtgCACTGTCTGAGAACATGTgcattttgtgtgcactgCGCAGGGGTGGTATCTCTTGGGCGGGAACCACACAGAAGAACAGACGGAGCGCAGCTGTTGAGCCACCCCTCAGAGGGAGAGCAGCTATTGAGCCACTCCTCAGACGGAGCGCAGCTATTGAGCCACCCCTCAGACGGGGCGCAACTGTTGAGCCTCTTCTCAGAAAAACGAGTCTTCTTGAAGTTTGCCCTCCACTGGGGAAAGGCACTGCTCGAAGCAGCACTCGTGGTCCTACCGCTTCTCACCTTTCAAGCCTACGCCTACTACTTGTATTGTGTGGAGGGATATGATAACCCGTGGAGagagaaacacaaaaaatttcacaacttttttttatccttttgggCAAACCCCCTTGAGTATGCAAACGGGTCGAGGTACACCCATAGACAAGACCAACTGATGATACGTAGACCATGGTGCGAGAAAACCATCCcatttatttacaattaCATTCAGGATAAGTATTGGGACGttaagtttttaaaatttcttcgaTCACCCAGTGGCAATGTGTTGTATGCATTGCCTGTTTATTTCATGTCGTTTCATGCCGTGCACCACTTTTTAAGGCACCCGACATTCACCGGGGGTCaggctcctttttttctgtttagtCCCTTCCTCGGGGAGGTGCTCCACCTGGGCGTTTTGTGCCTCTACCT
- a CDS encoding 70 kDa peptidylprolyl isomerase (putative), which produces MEEVHEQVHLTEDGGVVKTILRKGEEGEEYIPKKGNEVTVHYVGKLERNGKVFDSSRERNVPFKFHLGQGEVIKGWDICVASMTKNEKCEVRLDSKYGYGEEGCGESIPGSSVLIFEIELISFREAKKSIYDYTNEEKIQAAFDLKEQGNEFFKKNEINEAISKYKEALDFFIHAEDWDGELSEKKKNIEIICNLNLSTCYNKNKDFPNAIAHASKVLKFEKNNVKALYKLGVANMHFGFLEVARENLYKAASLSPNNMEIRNSYDACLNKLKEARKRDKLTFGGMFDKGILYEEKKGSAK; this is translated from the coding sequence ATGGAGGAGGTCCACGAGCAAGTGCACCTGACGGAGGACGGCGGAGTGGTCAAAACGATCCTGAggaaaggtgaagaaggagaagaatatATCCCCAAGAAGGGAAACGAAGTCACAGTGCACTACGTTGGCAAGCTAGAAAGAAACGGAAAAGTATTCGATTCATCTCGTGAAAGAAATGTGCCATTCAAGTTTCACCTAGGACAAGGAGAAGTAATAAAAGGATGGGACATCTGTGTAGCATCTATGAcgaagaatgaaaaatgtgaagttCGTTTGGATAGCAAATACGGGTACGGAGAAGAAGGTTGTGGAGAAAGCATCCCTGGGAGTAGTGTGTTAATATTTGAAATAGAACTAATCAGTTTTagagaggcaaaaaaaagcatatacGATTACACgaatgaggagaaaatcCAAGCAGCATTCGATTTGAAAGAACAAGGGaacgaattttttaaaaaaaatgaaattaacgAAGCTATCTCCAAGTATAAGGAAGcgcttgatttttttattcatgcaGAAGATTGGGATGGCGAATTatctgagaaaaaaaaaaatattgaaattaTTTGCAACTTAAATTTATCTACATGTTACAATAAGAATAAAGATTTCCCCAATGCCATCGCTCACGCGTCCAAGGTCCTtaagtttgaaaaaaataacgttaAAGCGCTTTATAAGCTGGGAGTTGCTAACATGCACTTTGGTTTTTTGGAGGTTGCTCGGGAAAACCTTTACAAGGCAGCTTCTCTAAGCCCCAACAATATGGAAATACGGAACTCTTATGACGCCTGCCTTAACAAATTGAAGGAGGCCCGCAAGAGGGACAAACTCACCTTCGGCGGCATGTTCGACAAGGGCATTCTCTacgaggagaagaagggcaGCGCCAAGTGA
- a CDS encoding cyclin g-associated kinase (putative), translating to NELNADLLNLNGNAVQAEEQEGAVQDTSWENNSVMKDITMDSEMNMFGFDSGFGSGCEYRSGHGSTCSASKGHNWPVAPRGNPDQDGHSEGTQYDLFEKDLTNFNHASFFKDATNNEPFKYTASLEEINFTRNSVDVTNDTIYSINNYDDLENVENFFPIYDGINFGKEVEVSFSTGADVFSGSPNDPSGKFIASDKNDKFSELLEEFQKCSI from the exons AACGAGTTGAACGCGGATTTACTCAACCTGAACGGGAACGCCGTCCAAGCGGAGGAGCAGGAGGGTGCGGTCCAAGACACCAGCTGGGAGAACAACAGCGTCATGAAGGACATAACCATGGATAGCGAGATGAACATGTTTGGCTTCGACAGCGGGTTTGGAAGCGGATGCGAGTACAGGAGTGGGCACGGCAGCACGTGCAG CGCCTCCAAGGGACACAACTGGCCCGTCGCGCCGAGAGGTAATCCGGATCAGGATGGACACTCAGAAGGAACCCAGTACGACCTATTCGAAAAAGATCTAACCAATTTTAATCATGccagtttttttaaagacGCAACGAATAATGAACCCTTTAAATACACAGCCAGtttggaagaaataaatttcacaAGGAATAGCGTGGACGTGACAAATGACACGATTTACAGCATAAACAATTACGACGATTtagaaaatgtggaaaatttttttcctatttatGATGGAATAAATTTTGGAAAGGAAGTGGAGGTTTCTTTCAGCACGGGTGCAGACGTCTTTAGTGGGTCCCCAAATGACCCATCCGGCAAGTTCATTGCGTCagataaaaatgacaaattttCGGAGCTCCTGGAGGAGTTCCAGAAGTGTTCCATTTGA
- a CDS encoding hypothetical protein (putative), with protein MNKLYCLHRQMNMNEKMTQIGSPQKDTHLNTVIRLPLKNAQGVKDKWGYVPFLVSSKNKDIQKNSEDEEKKMDHLEHSQEHVVVPPRDEREKYNEFFEAKMYLPPLRASKRELNFFFKILSNAMEKNNKSNIYISLMNILCKNFPSYIGLFAHMWLQCKVLLAEKLILIEFFRQLKINSEIINHFFNYGYDSFETILSITPQELTNIQEFNKVTWLPGHTFRLKMIFSQIEKYFNLFIQQNDDYVQKIKKFILSKRKKTELTMQLSLERQQNDRGEYRTAHLSNMLYLSALFLTRVVLPVGLFHVLLFFHLPQLLRPSSCYQLWRSASDSPGKPFCQNKFENYEQVRKKNSLFSLNLKCVQGAGANKTTESPREGKAKVSILITSPEGAKIYRFVTILLIYNLLKREAEEDSPLERSHHVDNDAANEVLNFPIVSIGKSCNAVLNNDGTRRDLYDMFQTVVKEFPKCKINQQQFHQLNKTVKSLNVIFTPSKANSVTLHRELTANLAKHKGEGSLNDENIIWVASSISKSNFSDKKSGEFPPLGRKYEEEEPEEGSRLTITRINCYDTKKVTYNKNQIEIGKNSIICLMSNSTVTSFFQNFGNDFAATLCMGRNSYMLAKELNFKQVYYPEDSKMESFLIMLIKLYNELRDRFGTQYDIVLTREKGKNDYLGRALTAQRIPYRVVPCIRTHYHGEGIRLLYSILSSQV; from the exons atgaaTAAACTATATTGTTTACACAGACAGATGAAcatgaacgaaaaaatgacacagATTGGGAGCCCCCAGAAAGACACACACCTCAACACAGTGATTAGACTCCCCTTGAAAAATGCGCAGGGGGTGAAAGACAAATGGGGATATGTACCATTCTTGGTAAGCAGCAAAAATAAggatattcaaaaaaatagtgaggatgaggaaaaaaaaatggaccatTTGGAACACTCCCAAGAACACGTGGTAGTACCCCCCCGGGATGAGCGCGAAAAGTACAACGAGTTCTTCGAGGCCAAAATGTACTTACCTCCACTGCGCGCCAGCAAAAgagaattaaatttttttttcaaaattttatccaacgcaatggaaaaaaataataaaagtaaTATCTACATAAGTCTGATGAACATCCTATGCAAAAACTTCCCATCTTACATCGGGCtatttgcacacatgtggTTACAATGCAAAGTGCTATTGGCggagaaattaattttaattgaATTTTTCAGGCAGCTAAAAATAAACTCTGAAATAAtcaaccatttttttaattacggTTATGACTCGTTCGAAACGATATTGTCAATAACGCCACAGGAATTGACAAATATTCAGGAGTTTAACAAAGTCACTTGGCTTCCTGGACATACGTTTCggttaaaaatgattttctcTCAAAtcgagaaatattttaatttgttcattcaACAGAACGATGATTATGTtcagaaaattaaaaaatttattttaagcaaaaggaaaaaaacggaactGACTATGCAGTTGTCCCTGGAGCGGCAACAGAACGACCGCGGCGAGTACAGGAC AGCGCACCTTTCGAACATGCTTTACCTATCTGCGCTTTTCCTCACTCGCGTTGTACTCCCCGTTGGCCTCTTCCATGTGCTTCTCTTTTTCCACCTCCCACAACTGCTGCGCCCCTCATCATGCTACCAACTCTGGAGGTCCGCAAGTGACTCCCCGGGCAAACCCTTTTGCCAGAACAAATtcgaaaattatgaacaggtcagaaaaaaaaactcccttttttctcttaatttaaaatgtgtgcaaGGAGCAGGCGCAAATAAAACAACGGAGTCACCCCGGGAGGGTAAAGCAAAAGTGTCCATTCTGATTACCTCTCCGGAGGGCGCCAAAATTTACAGATTTGTCACCATACTGCTTATCTACAATTTGCTAAAAagagaagcggaagaagatTCCCCGCTGGAAAGAAGTCACCACGTGGATAACGACGCAGCAAATGAAGTCCTGAACTTCCCCATAGTATCCATCGGCAAATCCTGCAATGCTGTCCTCAACAATGATGGAACAAGAAGGGACCTGTACGACATGTTCCAGACTGTAGTGAAAGAATTCCCaaagtgcaaaataaatCAGCAGCAGTTCCACCAACTTAACAAAACCGTTAAGAGTTTGAACGTCATTTTCACCCCCAGTAAGGCCAATTCGGTAACCCTCCACAGGGAATTAACTGCCAATTTGGCGAAGCACAAAGGGGAGGGGTCCCTCAACGATGAGAACATCATCTGGGTTGCCTCATCCATTAGCAAGTCCAATTTTAGcgacaaaaaaagtggtgaGTTTCCCCCGTTGGGCAGGAAgtacgaagaagaagaaccagAAGAAGGGAGCCGCTTAACCATCACAAGAATCAACTGCTATGATACCAAAAAAGTTACATACAATAAAAACCAAATTGAGATCGGCAAAAACTCCATTATATGCCTTATGAGCAACAGCACGGTGACTtcctttttccaaaattttggaaatgaTTTTGCTGCCACCCTCTGCATGGGAAGAAATTCATACATGCTCGCAAAAGAACTAAATTTCAAACAGGTCTATTATCCGGAAGACTCAAAAATGGAGTCCTTTCTGATCATGTTAATCAAATTGTACAACGAATTACGAGATAGATTCGGCACACAGTATGATATTGTGCTGACACGAGagaaaggcaaaaatgacTACTTGGGGAGAGCCCTCACTGCGCAGCGGATTCCCTACCGAGTTGTGCCATGTATAAGGACACACTATCACGGCGAAGGGATTCGCTTGCTTTACTCCATCCTCTCATCGcaggtgtaa